One genomic window of Anoplolepis gracilipes chromosome 5, ASM4749672v1, whole genome shotgun sequence includes the following:
- the LOC140665725 gene encoding uncharacterized protein, protein MMITDENLAQRMNDISQSLLTTISPTQQDKILDMIVKIVKNATREQLQSCHPGALVTSALKNLLRYEDLLHMARLCEWKRRRRFKIARDCYHALLKSYLPERSQDVVETIVEVIYRDRLWEFETFCLQLMYSLLSVSAASGGLIIHTIWDKLSSPEISVEDARGIIRMLYELLDMYEWPATQDTVMTVERMLGLFHTSIIARLTATSDSSISAPFMNFKKGLEICLRNTMKHLSNDQLLVVIQHMCSWTVAASTTDEFVLEFGSTLEYAAYMHRAGLYEQTLTPMIFPLLMRMVGSASRLISLLGNRILQYLLDRKNNRSFFDTPRIFFEHTRLNLRITSSREEDQLFFKLHRELLHDSLLRSLANHSDSRMNLETTFCTMCLIAVEVPCGFTAAALVCLAMNLQEIILQQPINRLEVACHVHATIISVMSLICWIHKAKVFYDYVNKIVMERAQWAPHLNPPIQSQYNFAVHHVLWNKPELFFVDWETRYGLWKCFRLVDSSSDTIIDRLT, encoded by the coding sequence atgatgATAACCGATGAAAACCTCGCACAAAGAATGAATGACATTTCCCAAAGCCTCTTGACCACTATTTCGCCGACGCAGCAGGATAAGATTCTGGATATGATCGTAAAAATCGTGAAAAATGCGACGAGAGAGCAATTGCAGTCCTGTCATCCTGGAGCGCTCGTCACGAGCGCGTTGAAAAACTTGCTACGTTACGAGGATTTATTGCATATGGCCAGGCTGTGCGAATGGAAACGTCGACGGAGGTTCAAGATCGCTCGTGATTGCTATCACGCTCTGCTGAAAAGTTACCTGCCGGAAAGATCGCAAGACGTCGTGGAGACAATCGTAGAGGTCATCTATCGCGACCGGCTCTGGGAATTTGAGACTTTCTGTCTCCAGCTAATGTACAGTCTGTTGAGCGTCAGCGCGGCCAGTGGCGGGCTGATCATCCATACTATTTGGGATAAGCTATCGTCGCCGGAGATCAGTGTCGAGGACGCCCGCGGGATCATCAGGATGCTATACGAACTATTGGACATGTACGAGTGGCCGGCGACTCAAGACACGGTCATGACGGTGGAGAGGATGCTTGGTCTCTTTCACACTAGTATAATCGCAAGATTAACGGCAACATCCGATTCTTCCATCTCGGCGCCAttcatgaattttaaaaaaggcCTGGAGATTTGCCTGAGAAACACGATGAAGCATTTGTCGAATGATCAGCTGCTGGTGGTCATCCAGCACATGTGCTCGTGGACGGTGGCCGCGAGCACGACCGACGAGTTTGTCCTCGAGTTTGGCAGCACTTTGGAATACGCTGCTTACATGCATCGGGCGGGCCTTTACGAGCAGACTCTCACGCCGATGATATTTCCTCTGCTAATGCGAATGGTAGGGTCCGCCAGTCGATTGATCAGTTTACTGGGTAACCggatattgcaatatttgttGGATCGCAAGAACAACCGATCATTCTTTGACACACCTAGGATCTTCTTCGAGCATACGCGTCTCAATTTGCGCATTACATCCAGTCGCGAGGAGGACCAGCTGTTCTTCAAGCTGCACCGTGAATTATTGCACGATAGTTTGCTGAGAAGTCTGGCGAATCATTCAGATTCACGAATGAATCTGGAGACGACGTTTTGTACCATGTGTCTGATTGCCGTTGAAGTGCCGTGTGGCTTCACGGCCGCTGCTTTAGTCTGTCTCGCTATGAACCTGCAAGAGATCATTCTGCAGCAACCGATCAATCGCTTGGAGGTAGCCTGCCACGTGCACGCTACGATCATCTCTGTCATGTCGCTCATCTGTTGGATACACAAAGCTAAAGTATTTTACGATTACGTAAACAAGATTGTAATGGAAAGGGCGCAATGGGCTCCACATCTAAATCCTCCCATTCAATCCCAGTATAACTTTGCTGTCCATCACGTTCTCTGGAACAAACCGGAATTGTTCTTCGTCGACTGGGAGACACGCTACGGCCTGTGGAAATGTTTCCGTCTAGTTGACAGTAGTTCAGACACTATTATTGATCGCCTGACATGA
- the LOC140665991 gene encoding uncharacterized protein isoform X2, with translation MSDEQFSLVWNSFPRNLSSGLYTLLTDEQLVDVTLAAEGQILRAHKLILSVCSTYFRDLFKVNSCKHPIVILKDVNYRDLSAILHFMYQGEVNIKQEDIGSFLKVAETLQIKGLTTDSDEKLEDTLGRNVEDFEDRFFDVERDKSDLGSTDETNISGRLTHHITEKESITTRRNTITENSTEETRQFTEQTSNVTCHQHSCTEGDYNSPDILTAFSDTCRNASVPSSMEESPLDCTSDIKPQETKHEPLDYRVDTDTEAKYKSYTTEKILYNSEENAQQKQDFSNVTAFRGDFAYDTANASNKGRRTVKGIPGSSLPLETTLRVVSELGPTLRMERGKVIRMYACPWCLRHFTRKENLKLHVRYIHGPLESLTCKLCGNKYKNSNSLRVHSYLYHNAKRDKQHGKSLTAGGDDGGGDA, from the exons ATGTCTGACGAACAGTTCTCCTTGGTATGGAATAGCTTTCCAAGAAACCTCTCTTCAGGCCTGTATACTCTGTTAACAGATGAGCAGCTTGTGGATGTTACGCTAGCAGCTGAAGGTCAAATCTTACGAGCACACAAACTGATCTTATCAGTTTGTAGCACATATTTTAGAGACCTCTTCAAG GTAAATTCATGCAAACATCCTATTGTCATACTAAAAGATGTCAATTATCGAGACTTATCAGCTATACTGCATTTCATGTATCAAGGAGAGGTCAATATAAAACAAGAGGATATTGGCAGCTTCCTTAAAGTTGCAGAGACCCTCCAAATAAAAGGACTGACTACAGATTCAGATGAA AAACTCGAAGATACTCTTGGAAGAAATGTCGAGGACTTTGAGGATCGTTTTTTTGACGTGGAAAGGGACAAAAGTGATCTCGGCAGCACCGacgaaacaaatatttctggCAGACTGACACATCACATCACGGAAAAGGAATCGATAACAACGAGGCGAAATACTATAACAGAAAATTCGACAGAAGAAACCAGACAATTCACAGAACAAACGTCAAATGTTACTTGTCATCAACATAGTTGCACGGAAGGTGACTACAATTCTCCAGACATCCTAACAGCATTCAGCGACACATGTAGAAACGCGAGTGTACCGAGCAGTATGGAAGAGTCGCCGTTGGATTGCACATCTGACATTAAGCCGCAAGAAACAAAGCACGAGCCACTGGATTATAGGGTGGATACGGATACAGAAGCCAAATACAAATCATATACGACGGAGAAAATACTCTATAACTCCGAGGAGAACGCGCAACAGAAACAAG atTTCAGCAATGTGACGGCGTTTCGAGGTGACTTCGCGTACGACACAGCGAATGCCAGTAACAAGGGTCGGCGTACCGTCAAGGGTATTCCTGGCAGCAGTCTGCCGCTGGAGACGACGTTGCGCGTCGTCTCGGAGCTAGGTCCTACGCTGCGCATGGAGCGTGGCAAGGTAATACGCATGTACGCGTGTCCGTGGTGCCTACGTCACTTCACGCGGAAGGAGAATCTCAAACTCCATGTCCGTTATATACACGGTCCGCTTGAAAGTCTCACGTGTAAGCTTTgtggtaataaatataagaacagTAATAGTCTGCGTGTACACTCCTACCTCTATCACAACGCCAAGCGAGATAAGCAGCACGGCAAGTCGCTGACGGCTGGTGGCGACGACGGTGGCGGAGacgcttaa
- the LOC140665991 gene encoding uncharacterized protein isoform X1, with product MSDEQFSLVWNSFPRNLSSGLYTLLTDEQLVDVTLAAEGQILRAHKLILSVCSTYFRDLFKVNSCKHPIVILKDVNYRDLSAILHFMYQGEVNIKQEDIGSFLKVAETLQIKGLTTDSDEKLEDTLGRNVEDFEDRFFDVERDKSDLGSTDETNISGRLTHHITEKESITTRRNTITENSTEETRQFTEQTSNVTCHQHSCTEGDYNSPDILTAFSDTCRNASVPSSMEESPLDCTSDIKPQETKHEPLDYRVDTDTEAKYKSYTTEKILYNSEENAQQKQDYVPDMQLVPYNQNSKSQNQPSDFSNVTAFRGDFAYDTANASNKGRRTVKGIPGSSLPLETTLRVVSELGPTLRMERGKVIRMYACPWCLRHFTRKENLKLHVRYIHGPLESLTCKLCGNKYKNSNSLRVHSYLYHNAKRDKQHGKSLTAGGDDGGGDA from the exons ATGTCTGACGAACAGTTCTCCTTGGTATGGAATAGCTTTCCAAGAAACCTCTCTTCAGGCCTGTATACTCTGTTAACAGATGAGCAGCTTGTGGATGTTACGCTAGCAGCTGAAGGTCAAATCTTACGAGCACACAAACTGATCTTATCAGTTTGTAGCACATATTTTAGAGACCTCTTCAAG GTAAATTCATGCAAACATCCTATTGTCATACTAAAAGATGTCAATTATCGAGACTTATCAGCTATACTGCATTTCATGTATCAAGGAGAGGTCAATATAAAACAAGAGGATATTGGCAGCTTCCTTAAAGTTGCAGAGACCCTCCAAATAAAAGGACTGACTACAGATTCAGATGAA AAACTCGAAGATACTCTTGGAAGAAATGTCGAGGACTTTGAGGATCGTTTTTTTGACGTGGAAAGGGACAAAAGTGATCTCGGCAGCACCGacgaaacaaatatttctggCAGACTGACACATCACATCACGGAAAAGGAATCGATAACAACGAGGCGAAATACTATAACAGAAAATTCGACAGAAGAAACCAGACAATTCACAGAACAAACGTCAAATGTTACTTGTCATCAACATAGTTGCACGGAAGGTGACTACAATTCTCCAGACATCCTAACAGCATTCAGCGACACATGTAGAAACGCGAGTGTACCGAGCAGTATGGAAGAGTCGCCGTTGGATTGCACATCTGACATTAAGCCGCAAGAAACAAAGCACGAGCCACTGGATTATAGGGTGGATACGGATACAGAAGCCAAATACAAATCATATACGACGGAGAAAATACTCTATAACTCCGAGGAGAACGCGCAACAGAAACAAG ATTATGTGCCAGACATGCAGTTAGTTCCCTACAATCAGAATTCAAAATCACAAAATCAGCCGTCCG atTTCAGCAATGTGACGGCGTTTCGAGGTGACTTCGCGTACGACACAGCGAATGCCAGTAACAAGGGTCGGCGTACCGTCAAGGGTATTCCTGGCAGCAGTCTGCCGCTGGAGACGACGTTGCGCGTCGTCTCGGAGCTAGGTCCTACGCTGCGCATGGAGCGTGGCAAGGTAATACGCATGTACGCGTGTCCGTGGTGCCTACGTCACTTCACGCGGAAGGAGAATCTCAAACTCCATGTCCGTTATATACACGGTCCGCTTGAAAGTCTCACGTGTAAGCTTTgtggtaataaatataagaacagTAATAGTCTGCGTGTACACTCCTACCTCTATCACAACGCCAAGCGAGATAAGCAGCACGGCAAGTCGCTGACGGCTGGTGGCGACGACGGTGGCGGAGacgcttaa